The genomic stretch CCCCGCAGGTTGCCGCTGATGATCGCGATGATGAGGAAGGAGGGGATCACCAGCAGCAGGTCGACGATCCACATCAGGACGCGGTCGACCCAGCCGCCGAAGTAGCCGGCGACGGCACCGACCACGGCGGCCAGGCCGGTGGAGATGACCGCGACCAGCAGCCCGATGAGCAGCGACTTCTGCAGCCCCCGCATCGTCAGGGCGAAGACGTCGCCGCCGATCTGGGTCGTGCCGAACCAGTGGTCGGCCGACGGAGGCTGCAGGAAGGCGGTGAAGTCCTGGTCACCGTAGGTCCACCCCGTGATCGCCTCGTAGACGCGGGGACCCACGAAGGCGGCGACGAACAGCAGCGCCAGCACGACGAGGGAGGCCATGGCCGCCTTGTTGCGTCGCAGGCGGCGCAGGACGAGCTGACGGCGTCCCCGGACGACCACGTCGGGGCCGGACGCGGTCTCCCGCGGCGTGTCCCTGAGCGAGTCGTCGTCGGCGATGAGCAGGGGGTCTGCGGGTAGCGACATGTCAGTTCCTCACCCTCAGGTGACCCGCACGCGCGGATCGAGAACGGCGTAGAGGACGTCGGACAGGAATCCCGAGAAGAGGATGAACACGGCGGTGAACAGCGCCACCGTCGCCGTCACGTGGATGTCGTTGCCGCGGATGGAGTCCACCAGCCACTCCCCCATCCCGTGCCAGCCGAAGATCTTCTCGGTGAAGGTGGCGCCGACCGCGAGCGTGCCGAACGAGAACGCCAGCAGGGTCGCCATGGGGATGAGCGCGGTGCGCAACCCGTGCTTGTACAGCGCCCGCCTGCGGGTGAGCCCCTTGGCCTGCGCCGTCCGGAGGAAGTCGCTGCCCATGACGTCGAGCATCGCGTTGCGCTGGTACCGGGAGAAGAAGGCGATCAGCCCGAGGGCGATCGACAGCGTCGGCAGGATCAGGTGGGCGACCTGGTCCTTGACCGTGCCCCAGAAACCGGCGTCGAGGCCGGGCGTCTCGTAGCCGGTGTAGTAGAGCAGCGTCGTCCCGGCCGCCTGGTTGAGCTTCACGGCACCGAACTTGAGCAGCACCGCGGTGAAGAACACCGGGGTGGCGATGAACAGGAACGAGAAGGCGGTGAAGAACTTGTCGGTGAACTTGTACTGCTTGATCGCGCTCGCCACCCCGACCAGGACCCCGAGCACGGCCCCGATGATCGAGCCGAGCAGGAGCAGCCGGAGGCTCACCAGCGCGCGTGAGCCGAGCTGGTCGTTGATGTCGCCGCCGGTGACCGTCTTGCCGAAGTCACCGGTGACGACGCCGCCCATCCAGTCGACGTAGCGGCCGATCAACGGGTCCTTGTCGTTGACTCCGTACGCCGTCAGCTGCTGGTCGATCACCGCCGCCGGCACCGGAGGGTTGCGGCCCTCGTACCGCGCGCGGGGGTTCAGCGCGAGTGACGCGACGAAGTACGCCAGGGTCGTCGCCACCAGGACCAGGACGACGTAGTTGGCCAGTCGTCGGAGCAGGAACCGCCCCACTGATGCCCTCCGCTCGATGTGCAGGTCGATGGCCTCGCGGCCGGGACGTCGGTGCTAGCCGGCCTCGATCGGGACCACGGCCCGCGCCTCGGCGAAGTGGCACGCCGACGCGTGCCCCTGGCCGCGGTCGACCAGCGCGGGTGGCTCCTCGGCGCAGATCTCCTGAGCCTTCCAGCACCGGGTGCGGAAGCGGCAGCCGGACGGGGGGTTCGCCGGGCTCGGCACGTCGCCCTGCAGCAGGATGCGCTCCTTGAGCCCGCGCAGCTGCGGCTGGTGCACCGGCACCGACGACAGCAGCGCCTGCGTGTACGGGTGCGACGGCGACCCGTACACGTCGACGTCGCTGCCCTCCTCCACCACGCTGCCGAGGTACATCACCGCGACCCGGTCGGAGATGTGCCGCACGACCGACAGGTCGTGGGCGATGAAGAGGTAGGACAGGCCGAAGTCGTCCTGCAGGTCCTCGAGCAGGTTGACCACCTGCGCCTGCACCGAGACGTCGAGGGCGGACACCGGCTCGTCGCAGACGATCACCTCCGGTTGCAGGGCCAGGGCGCGGGCGATGCCGATGCGCTGCCGCTGACCGCCGGAGAACTGGTGCGGGTACCGGTTCACGAAGTCGGGGTTGAGGCCGACCCGGTCCATCAGGTCCTGCGTTCGCTTGAGCCGGCCCTGACGGGGGGCGATGTCGGCGTGCACCGACCAGCCCTCGGCGACGATGTCGCCGACGGTCATGCGCGGGTTCAGCGACGCGTACGGGTCCTGGAAGATGATCTGGACCTCACGGCGGTAGGCCTTGAGGGCGCGGGCGCCCATCCGTGCGACGTCCCGTCCCTTGTAGAGGATCTGCCCGTCGGTGGGCCGTTCCAGGGCGACGATCAGCTTGCCGGTCGTCGACTTCCCGCAGCCGGACTCGCCGACCAGACCCAGCGTCTCTCCGCGGCCGAGCCGGATGTCGACGCCGTCCACGGCACGGACGTGACCGATCGTCCGCTTGAAGACGATGCCCTGCGTCAGGGGGAAATGCTTCTTCAGGCCGCGCACCTCCAGCAGCGGCTCCCCGGTCGGCGGGGTCGGCGGCGCTGCCGCCGCCCTGGCGGCGGCGACGTCGGCGTCGGTGAGGTCAGACACCGAGGACCTCCTCGCTGTAGTGGCAGGCAGCTTCCCGGCCGGGGACGACGACCCGCAGCGGCGGCACGTCACCGGCGCAGTCACGGCCGGGAGCCGCATCCGCGCCGAGGCGCCGGCGGGCGCAGCGGGGGTGGAAGGGGCACCCCGACGGGATCCGCGCGAGGCTGGGCGGCTGCCCGGCAATCGGCTGCAGCCGGCCACCCTTCGCCTCCACGTGCGGCACCGAGTTCATCAGGCCCTCGGTGTAGGGGTGGGCGGGGTTGTCGAAGACGTCGGTGACGGTGCCGCGCTCGACGATGCGCCCGGCGTACATGACCGCGACGTTGTCGGCGACCTCGTTGACGACGCCGAGGTCATGGGTGATGAGCACCAGACCCATCCCGGTCTCGCGCTGCAGGTCCTTGAGCAGGTCCATGACCTGCGCCTGGACCGTCACGTCGAGGGCGGTCGTCGGCTCGTCCGCGATGAGGATGCGGGGGTCCAGCGCGATGGCCATCGCGATCATCACGCGCTGCCGCATGCCGCCCGAGAACTGGTGCGGATAGTCGTTGACCCGGTCGGCGGCCGCCGGGATGCGGACGCGGTCCATCAGCTCGACGGCGCGCTTCTTCGCTTCCTTCTTGCTCAGTCCCCGGTGCGCGCGGAACATCTCGCCGATCTGGTAGCCCACGCTGTACACGGGGTTCAACGAGGACAGCGCGTCCTGGAAGATCATCGAGATGCCCGGGCCGCGGACCTTGCGCTGCTCCTCGGCGGACTGGGTCAGCAGGTTGCGCCCCTCGAACCAGATCTCCCCGCGCGGCACCCGTGCGGGAGGGCTGTCGAGGATGCCCATGATCGCCTGGGCGGAGACGGACTTGCCCGACCCGGACTCGCCGAGGATGGCCAGCGTCTCCCCCTCCGACACGGTGTAGCTGATGCCGTTGACCGCGTTGACCACACCGGCGCGGGTGCGGAACTCCACGTGGAGGTCCTCGACGGCCAGGATCGGCGCACCGGGCTCGCCGCGCCGGGCATCGAGCTCCGAGCTGGGCAGGATGGTCACGAGCGCTGCCTCGGGTCGAGGGCGTCGCGGAGCGCGTCGCCCATCATGATGAAGGCCATCACGGTCAGGGTGAGAACCAGGCTGGGGAAGAACACCAGGTGCGGCGCGCTGCGCAGCAGCGACTGCCCGTTCTCGATCTGCAGGCCCCAGGAGATCGCCGGCCGCTGCAGCCCCACGCCGAGGAAGGTCAGGGTCGCCTCGGCCGCGATCAGCACCCCGATGGTGATCGTCGTGTACACCAGCACCGGCGCCACGGCGTTGGGCAGGATGTGCCGCACCAGGATCCGCCAGCTGGAGGCGCCCATGGCCCGTGCGGCCGCGACGTAGTCCGAGCTCTTCACCGCGATCACCTGGGAGCGCACCAGCCGCATAGCCGTCATCCAGCCGAACGCGGCGAGCGCGATCGCGACGGCGACGACGCCACGGCCGACGATGCCGCTCCGGAGGACGACGATGGCACCCAGGATGAACGGGATGGCGTAGAAGACGTCGGTCAGGCGGGCCAGCACGCTGTCGGTGACGCCACCGAAGAAGCCGGCGACGGCCCCCACCACCACGCCGAGGACGAGGATCACCAGCACGGCGAGGAGCCCGATGATCAGCGAGTTGCGGGCGCCGTGGACGACGTTGGCCAGGTAGTCGCAGCCCTGCTGGTCGTACCCGAACCAGTGCTGCGCCGACGGCGCCTGCTTGCTGTTGGCCAGGTCGCACGCCCGCGGGTCCGCGCCGCGGGCGAAGAAGGACGGGAAGACCGCGACGAGGAGGAACAGCCCGCCGAGGAACGCCCCGATCCAGAAGAGCACGTTGCGCCGCAGCTCGCGCCAGGCGTCGCTCCACAGACTGTTCTGCCGCTCCTTGGTCACGTCGACGTCCGGCGCCGCCAGGCCCGTCGTCGTCCCGGCGACGACCTCGTCGTGCCGGAGGTCGGCCTGCTGCCGATCAGTCATAGCGGATCCTCGGGTCGAGGACGGCGTAGAGCACGTCGACCACCAGGTTGAAGAAGATGAAGAAGAACACCATGAGGGTGACGATGCCGACCACGACGGCACCCTCCTGCGCCCGGACGGCGTCGAAGATGGCCCGACCGATGCCGGGCAGGTTGAACACCGTCTCCGTGACGATCGCTCCGCCCATCAGCGTGCCGATGTCCGCGCCGATGAACGTGACGACGGGGATGAGGCTGTTGCGCAGCGTGTGCCGCACCACGATCGTGCGGTTGGGCAGGCCCTTGGCCCGCGCCGTCCGCACGTAGTCCGCCCGCAGGTTCTCCGCGACGCTGGTCCTCGTCAGTCGCGCCACGTAGGCCAGCGACCCGGCGGCGAGCACCAGACCGGGCAGCAGGTAGCTGTACCAGCCCTGGCTGATACCGGAGATCGGGAACCAGCCCAGCTGCAGACCGAGGAGGAACTGGGCGACGAAGGCGAGGACCAGGATCGGGATGGAGACGACGACGGTGCTCGAGACGAGCACCAGGTTGTCCATGAAGCCGTTGCGGCGGATGCCGGCGAGGACGCCGGCGACGATGCCGATCAGCGCCTCGAACGCGATCGCGGTGACGGTCAGCCGGACCGTCACCGGCAGCCGTTGGGCGATGGTGTCCTCGACCGCGCGGCCGCGGAAGTCGGTGCCCAGGTCGCCCTGCAGCAGGTCGCCGACGTACTTCACGTACTGGACGACCAGTGGGTCGTTGAGGTTGAACTCGTCGGTCAGCGCAGCGACGACGGCCGGGGGCAGCGCCCGGTCCCCGCCCAGCGCCCGGATCGGGTCCCCGGGGAGGGCGTACACCATCGCGAAGATCAGGAACGAGGCACCGATCAGGACCGGGATGGCGAGCAGCAGTCGGCGAACGACGTAGCGCCCCATGTCCCCCCTCTGGTTCGTGCGCGCCGGCCGGTCGGGCCGGCGCCGGGTCCATCGTGCTCCATCCCGCAGGAGCACGCGTGCCGCCGGGGGCGTCCGTCCTCGGTGAGGTCGGCCGCCCCCGGCGGATGGTGCGGAGTGGTACGGGTCCTGCTACCTGGTCAGCCGATGACCCGCACGGCCGCGGCGTCGATGCGACCGAAGGCGTCGATGATCACGTTCTCGACCTTCTCCGAGTGCGCACCGATGTTGACGCGGTACCAGAGCGGCGCGGACGGCATGTCCTGGATCAGCAGGTCCTCCGCGGCCTGGTAGGCAGCGATGGCGTCCTCGTCGTTGTCGGCGCCGTTGCCCTCACGGATGAGGTCGTCGAACTCCGGGTTGCCGTAGAAGGTCGTGTTCGACCCCGCCGGCGCCTGGGCGCTGGTGGCGTACAGCGGGCCGAGGAAGTTCTCGGCGACCGGGTAGTCCATGATCCAGCCCTCGCGGAACGGGCCGGTCATCCCCTTCGCGTCGCGCAGCGGGAGGTACTCCGAGAAGTCCAGCTCCATCCGCAGCACGTACTCGACGCCGAGGTTGGTGCGGAGCTGATTGCCCATCGCCTCCATCCACGCCTCGTGGCCGGCACCACCGTTGGACCACAGCTCGATCGGCTGGGTCCGGTCGAAGCCCGCCTCGTCGAGCAGGGCGTTGGCCTCGTCGACGTTCAGCTCGCAGACGTCGCAGGCGTCGTCCCGGTGGCCGGCGACGACCGGGTTGATGAACGACGTCGCCGGCTGGCGGGTGCCGCTGAAGATGGCCTCCGTGATCGCCTCGCGGTCGATCCCCATCGAGATGGCGCGACGGACCCGCGGGTCGGAGTAGCGCTCGTCGTAGGTCGGGAACCCGAGCGAGGTGATGTCGCCCTGCACGGTCTCGATGGCCCGGTCACCGAACTCGTCCTCGGCCGACGGGATGGCGTCCGGCGGCAGCGTGTCGATGATGTCGAGGTTGCCGCCCTGCAGGTCGGTGTAGGCGGTCTCCAGCTCGGCGTAGACCGCGTAGGTGACCTCGTCGGCGTTGGCCTTGTCCTCGCCGGCGTAGTCGTCGTAGCGGGTGAGGGTGATGCCCTGCCCGGGGACGAACGGCTCCTCGGCCTGGAACGGGCCGTTGCCGATCGGCTGCTCGCCGAAGCCCTCGGGGTCGTCGAAGAACGCCTCGGGAAGCGGGAAGAAGGCGGTGTAGCCCACGGTGGTCGGCCACTGGGCGTACGGCGCGTCCAGTTCGACCTCGAAGGTGAGGTCGTCGACGACGCGCAGGCCGCTCATCTCGGTGGCGGCCGGGTCGCCGATCGGGTTGTCCTCGGCGTCGGTCGGCGCCTGCAGGTCGGCGTACCCGACGACGTGGTTGAAGAAGTAGCTGTTGCCCTGGGCGTTCGGGCTGTACGCGGTGTAGTTCCACGCGTCGACGAAGGACTGCGCGGTCACCGGGCTGCCGTCGTGGAACGTCCAGCCGTCGTTGAGCGTGACGGTCCAGGTCGTGGCGTCGTCGGACTCGATCGACTCGGCGACACCGTTGAAGGTCGGCTCGTTGGTCTCGGGGTCGTACTGCACGAGCCCGGTGAAGAGCGAGTCGACGACCTGGCCGCCCTCGGTCTCGTTGGTGTTGCCGGGGACGAGCGGGTTCTCGGGCTCGCCGATGTAGATGCTGAACGAGCCGCCGCTCTGCGCGGTGGGGTCGCCGCCCTCGCCGCCGGTGTCCTCGTCGCTGCCACCACAGGCAGTCATCAGCATCGCGGCGGCGACGGCCGTCGCCACGAGCGAACTGCTCCGCTTGGTCAACTTCACGTGCAATGCCTCCCTCGACCCGCACGTCGGCGGGGGGAACGGACAGGATTCCGCCCGCGGCCATCGGGCCGACGGGCGTCTGATCGATCACGAGCAGGTCCACACCAGGGACGCCTCGGTCCCTCGTCGGGACGGTGTGAACCCTAGGCAGCCATCGGAAGGCCCGACCACGAAGGTCATCGAATTGTGACTAAAGCTCACGAACCGCCGCGCAACCGTAACTTCCACACCCGGAGAGGCGTGCAGGGGTCACGCGATTCCGCCGGCAGGGCCCGAAGACCGCAGGCCTTCCGGGGACAGGGTTCGGCCGGCCGGGCCCCGGGTAACGGTGTGCGGACACGTGTTCCGAGACCAGGAGGCAGCCATGAGCGGCGAGGACAAGGCCAACAACAAGATGGAGGAGCTCGGCGGCAAGGCCAAGGAGGCCCTGGGCAACGCGACGAACGACCGCGACCTGCAGGCCGCCGGCCAGAAGGACCAGACGAAGAGCAACCTCAAGCAGGCCGGCGAGAAGGTCAAGGACGCCTTCAAGTAGGCCCTCTCCCCGCTTTCGGTACAGAAAGCGACGGTCCGCGTCCCGGCTTTCGGTACGGAAGGCCGGGACGCGGTCGACGTGCGCTCAGCGCAGGCCGAGAAGCGCACGGATGCGTGCGACCACTGCGTCCAGGTCCCGCAGGTCGGCAGCACTCAGCCGGATCACTCGCCACCCTGCCGCCACCAAGCGCGCGTATCTCCGGTCGTCCTGCTGGATCTGGAGCTCTTCGAAGTGGTGTGCGCCCTCGTACTCCACGATGAGCCGCGCGTCCGGCCACGCCAGGTCGACCCGGCCGAGGAACACGTCTCCGTCCATCACCACGTGCTGCGGAACGGGCACGGGAAGCCCGGCCCGGACGCACGCCACGCGGACCAGCGACTCGGGCCGGCTCTGACTGCGCCCGTCGACGAGTGAGGTGACTGTCGCGAAGCGTCGTGCTCCCCACGCACCCCGCCGCGCTCGTCCCAGGCGATCCAGCGAGCGGGCGTCGACATGGCCGGCGTGTGTCATGGCGTCGAGCAGCGCCACCGCGGTCGGGATCGACTCCTGGGTCGCGACCTCCCACGCCGTCCGCAGAGGGGAGGTGAGCCGGACGTGCTCGCGCGCGTCATCGATCGTGACCACTTCCGCAGGGCCCACACCCGTTCGGTGCACCCGGATGCCCCGGGGCCCCCTCCAAGCCGATTCGGGCGGTACCACGACGAGCACCGATTCCTGCGGCCCGGCGAACGGGGCGTCGTACCAGGCAGCAGCGGACCGGCCGCCCAGCACGGCATCGGGCGGCATGACCAGCATCGCGCCACGGGCGTGGAGACGGTGGTCCGCCCGCAGGCCCGGGTCCGCGTACACGTTCTGGAAGAGGCGGCGATAGAGCCCCGACTGCAGCTGGGCCCGGGTGACGGCTCCGGCCGCGACGGCGTGCGAACCGAGGAAGATCCCGCCGAGCACCTGCGGTGGACGTCTCACGCTCGCAGCGTGGCTCATGGCGCCGTCCGGAGCCCCCGTCGTCCACAGGGACCCGCACCCTCGAGCTTTCTGTACCGAAAGCCGGGCCGTCCCCTGCGCTTTCGGTACAGAAAGCGGGGTGGCGGGTCAGGGTCGGTGGAGGAGGGCCTGGACCGCGGGGAGGAGCGGGCGGTCGGCCGGGATCCAGTCGAGGTCGTCGAGCTCGACGCCGGCCAGCCAGCGCAGCTGCGCGTGCTCGCGCGCGGACGGCCGGTCGCCGCCCCCGAGCCGCGCCGACCAGACCCGCAGCGTCGACACGCCCGGCTCCCCGCCACCGACGACGCCGTCCAGGAGAACCTCGCCGAGGAACTCCCCCGGCTCGATCACCACACCGAGTTCCTCGCCGATCTCCCGGACCAGCGCCGACAGGTCGGACTCCCCCGGCTCGACCTTGCCGCCGGGGAACTCCCAGCAGCCGTCGTACGGGCCGCCGGAACGCTGCGCGACGAGCACCCGCTCGCCGTCGACGATGGCCGCCCCGACCACCTGGACGACGTCGAGCGCAGCCCGGGCCGCCGCGGCCGCGTAGGCGTCGAGGTGGGCGCGCATCGCGCGAGCCACCCGCCGGCGGAGGAGCGGGTCGGCGGCGACGGCGAGGACGGCGGGCAGGCCGGAGTTCCACTCGACCTGCTCGTCGACCCGGGTGCCCTCCCCCGTCGCGGAGAAGGTCCGGCTGTGGATGACCCGGCCGCGGCCGACCGGGGCGGAGTACACGTCGCGTGCCGGGCGCGCCGACTCGACCTCCTCCAGCGGTACCGGCCAGGGCCGCCCGAGGGCGCGCGCCACGTCGAAGGCGACGGTCAGCGGCGCCTCCACCATCGTGGTGAAACACAGGCGGAACACCGTTCCAGCCTCCCAGACCAGGCACGATGACCCCGTGCGCATCACTGCCCGGGTCGACTACGCGGTCCGAGCGGCCCTCGAGCTGGCCGCCGCGGCCCCCGACAGCCTCACCGCCGAGCGCATCGCCACCGCGCAGGGCATCCCGGCCCGGTTCCTGCAGTCGATCCTCGGGGACCTCCAGCACGCCCGGCTGGTGACCAGCCAGCGCGGGCGCGAGGGCGGCTACCGGCTCGCCCTGCCCCCCTCGGAGATCTCCATCGCCCGGGTCATGCGCGTGGAGCAGGGGTTCCTCGCCGAGGTGCAGGGCAAGCGCCCCGAGGACGTCGAGTACCCCGGCAACGCGGCGACACTGGCCAGCGTGTGGGTCGCCGCCCGCGAGACCTATCGCCGGGTCCTGGAGGAGGTCACGCTCGCCGACGTCGTGGCCGGCAAGCTGCCCGACCACGTCGCCGAGCTCGTGGAGCTGGAGAGCGCCTGGCGCTCTTTCGGGGACGACGGCCCGACCGGCTGACCCGCCACCGCGTTTTGGAACACTGGGCGCCATGTCGAGCAGCGGCGTCACCGTCTTCCTGACCGGGCTGTCGGGTGCGGGCAAGTCGACGATCGCCGACGCGCTGGTCGCCCAGCTGGAGGCGGAGGGCCGGCAGGTGACGGTGCTGGACGGCGACGTCGTGCGCACGCACCTGTCCAGCGAGCTGACGTTCTCCCGGGAGCACCGCGACCTGAACATCGCGCGGATCGGGTGGGTCGCCGGCGAGATCGTGCGCCACGGCGGCACCGTCGTGGTCGCGGCGATCGCCCCCTACGAGGCGGCGCGGGAACAGGCCCGGGCGCTGGTCGAGGAGCACGGCCGGTTCGTCCTGGTCCACCTGGCGACGCCGCTCGAGGTGTGCGAGCAGCGCGACGTGAAGGGCCTCTACGCCAAGGCCCGCGCCGGTGAGATTCCGGAGTTCACAGGGGTGAGCGACCCCTACGAGCCGCCGTCCCGGGCGGAGGTGGTCGTCGACACGTCGGTCGTCCCGCTCGAGGAGTCGGTGGCCCGCATCCGCGCGGCCATGACCGCCTGAGCCGACTGTCTCCTGGGTCACACCGACGCAGGGCCCGTCGTGTGGGACCATCGACCGGTGACCGATGCCGGCAGCCTGCTCGTGGCGCGGCTGCACATCGACCTGGCGCTGGTGTCCAGCGCCGCCTGTCCCGCTCAGCGCTGAGCCCGGTCCCCGGCGCAGCCCCCGCTGCCCTCCCCCGATCTGCAGCGCCTCCCCCAGTCCGGCCGAGCGCCGCAGGGGTCGGTGAGCGCAGGAAGAAGCACGACGTGACCACTCCCCGCACCAGCAACCGCCCGCAACGCGGTCAGGGCCAGTGGGCTCTGGGCTACCGGGAACCGCTCAACCCGAACGAGCGGATGAAGAAGGACGCCGACGGGCTCACCGTCCAGCAGCGGATCCTCGACATCTACCAGCACACCGGGTTCGACGGCATCGACCCCGGCGATCTGCGCGGGCGCATGCGCTGGATGGGCCTCTACACCCAGCGGGCACAGGGCATCCCCGGCGGGAAGACCGCCGTCCTGGAACCGGAGGAGCTCGAGGACTCCTACTTCATGATGCGGGTGCGCATCGACGGCGGGCAGCTGACCAGCGAGGCACTGCGCACCATCGGCGGCATCAGCACCGAGTTCGGCCGGGACGTCGCCGACGTCACCGACCGCCAGAACGTGCAGTACCACTGGATCCGCATCGAGGACGTGCCCGAGATCTGGCGGCGGCTGGAGTCGGTCGGCCTGAGCAGCATGGAGGCCTGCGGCGACGTGCCGCGCGTCATGCTCGGCTGCCCGCTGGCCGGGATCCTCGAGGACGAGGTCGTCGACGCCACCGACGTCATCGCCGAAACCGTCGCGAAGTACGTGGGCAGCCCGGAGTTCAGCAACCTGCCCCGCAAGTGGAAGACGTCGATGTCCGGGTGCGTGGACCACTGCACCGAGCCCGAGATCGACGACGTCTCCTTCGTCGGCGTCGTCAACGAGGCGGGCGAGGCCGGCTACGACCTGTGGGTCGGCGGCGGCCTGTCCACGAACCCGATGTTCGCCCAGCGGATCGGCGTGTTCGTGCGGCCCGACCAGGTGACCGACGTCTGGGCGGCGTGCACCGCCGTCTTCCGCGACTACGGCTACCGACGGCAGCGGAACCGTGCCCGCATCAAGTTCCTCATGGCCGACTGGGGCCCGGAGAAGTTCCGCCAGGTGCTGCAGGACGAGTACCTGCACGAGGCGCTCCCCGACGGCCCGGCCCCCGCACCGGCCAAGCACGACCAGCGTGACCACGTCGGCGTCGCCCGGCAGAAGGACGGCAACAACGCGGTCGGATTCGCGCTGCGCACCGGCCGCATCAGCGGCACCCTGCTCACGCGCATCGCCGACCTCGCCGACGAGTACGGCGCCGGTCGCATCCGGACGACGACCCAGCAGAAGCTGGTGATCCTCGACGTCCCGGACGAGAAGGTCGAGGCCCTGGTCGCGGCCCTGGCCGAGCACGACCTCCAGGTCCGGCCGAGTGCCTTCCGCCGGGGCACGATGGCCTGCACCGGCCTGGAGTTCTGCAAGCTCGCCATCGTCGAGACCAAGCAGCACGCCCAGGACCTCTACGCCGAGCTGGAGAAGCGGCTGCCCGACTTCGACGTGCCCATCGGGATCAACGTCAACGGCTGCCCGAACAGCTGCGCCCGGTTCCAGACCGCGGACATCGGCTTCAAGGGCTCGATGGTGCGCGACGACTCCGGCGAGATGGTCGAGGGCTTCCAGGTGCACCTCGGCGGGCACCTCGGCGTCGAGGCCACCTTCGGCCGCAAGTTCCGCGGCCACAAGGTGACCAAGGCCGAGACCGCGGACTACTGCGAGCGCGTGCTGCGCGGTTTCCAGGAGCGGCGGACCGACGGCGAGTCCTTCGCGCACTACGTCGCCCGCGCCGAGGAGGACTGGCTGCTGTGAGCGAGGAGGCGGGCACGGGAAGGGCCCGGCAGCTGCCGGTGTTCCACTGCCCGTACTGCGGCGACGAGGAGCTCTCCCCGCACGGGGACAGCTCGGACGCCTGGCGCTGCGGCGCCTGCCTGCGGGCCTTCACGGTCCGCCTGATCGCGACGGGGGTGCAGGAGTGACCATCGCCATGCGGCCGACGCCGGAGCTGGCTGCCGCGGCGGACGCCCGCTTCGAGAACATCGCCGACCCTGTCGAGCAGGCGCTGGCGGTGCTCGGCTGGGCCGGGGAGACGTTCGGCAAGGGGTTCGCGATCACGTCGTCCATGGCCGACGGTCTGCTGGCCCACCTGGCCGGGACCGCGAGCCCGGGGGTCGACGTCATCTTCCTCGACACCGGCTACCACTTCGCCGAGACGATCGGCACCCGCGACTGGATCACCGGCGTCCTCCCCGTGACCCTCGTGAACGTCACGCCGTCGCAGACCGTGGCCGAGCAGGACGCCGAGCACGGGCCGAAGCTGCACGACCGCGACCCCGACCTCTGCTGCTCGCTGCGCAAGGTGACCCCGCTGGCGGAGACGCTGGCCGGTTACGTCGCCTGGGGTTCGGGCGTCCGCCGCGACGAGGCAGCCACCCGGGCGGGCACGCGGCTCGTCGACTGGGACGCCAAGCGCGACATGGTCAAGGTCAACCCGATCGCCGCCTGGACGCAGGACGACGTCGACGCCTACGTCGCCGAGCACCAGATCCCGGTGAACCCGCTGTTCGAGCTGGGCTACGGCTCCATCGGCTGCGCGCCGTGCACCCGGCCGGTCGCTCCCGGCGAGGACG from Blastococcus sp. PRF04-17 encodes the following:
- a CDS encoding ABC transporter permease, coding for MSLPADPLLIADDDSLRDTPRETASGPDVVVRGRRQLVLRRLRRNKAAMASLVVLALLFVAAFVGPRVYEAITGWTYGDQDFTAFLQPPSADHWFGTTQIGGDVFALTMRGLQKSLLIGLLVAVISTGLAAVVGAVAGYFGGWVDRVLMWIVDLLLVIPSFLIIAIISGNLRGASWLVLVFLIAVFAWMITARIVRGMTLSLREREFVQAARYSGVSSAGIIFRHLIPNMSSLLIIDATIAVATAIIAESGLSYFGFGVKPPDVSLGTLIADGTRSAFTFPWLFMFAGGLLVLTTLAVSVFGDGLRDALDPASKRAGATK
- a CDS encoding ABC transporter permease — encoded protein: MGRFLLRRLANYVVLVLVATTLAYFVASLALNPRARYEGRNPPVPAAVIDQQLTAYGVNDKDPLIGRYVDWMGGVVTGDFGKTVTGGDINDQLGSRALVSLRLLLLGSIIGAVLGVLVGVASAIKQYKFTDKFFTAFSFLFIATPVFFTAVLLKFGAVKLNQAAGTTLLYYTGYETPGLDAGFWGTVKDQVAHLILPTLSIALGLIAFFSRYQRNAMLDVMGSDFLRTAQAKGLTRRRALYKHGLRTALIPMATLLAFSFGTLAVGATFTEKIFGWHGMGEWLVDSIRGNDIHVTATVALFTAVFILFSGFLSDVLYAVLDPRVRVT
- a CDS encoding ABC transporter ATP-binding protein, with product MSDLTDADVAAARAAAAPPTPPTGEPLLEVRGLKKHFPLTQGIVFKRTIGHVRAVDGVDIRLGRGETLGLVGESGCGKSTTGKLIVALERPTDGQILYKGRDVARMGARALKAYRREVQIIFQDPYASLNPRMTVGDIVAEGWSVHADIAPRQGRLKRTQDLMDRVGLNPDFVNRYPHQFSGGQRQRIGIARALALQPEVIVCDEPVSALDVSVQAQVVNLLEDLQDDFGLSYLFIAHDLSVVRHISDRVAVMYLGSVVEEGSDVDVYGSPSHPYTQALLSSVPVHQPQLRGLKERILLQGDVPSPANPPSGCRFRTRCWKAQEICAEEPPALVDRGQGHASACHFAEARAVVPIEAG
- a CDS encoding ABC transporter ATP-binding protein; this translates as MTILPSSELDARRGEPGAPILAVEDLHVEFRTRAGVVNAVNGISYTVSEGETLAILGESGSGKSVSAQAIMGILDSPPARVPRGEIWFEGRNLLTQSAEEQRKVRGPGISMIFQDALSSLNPVYSVGYQIGEMFRAHRGLSKKEAKKRAVELMDRVRIPAAADRVNDYPHQFSGGMRQRVMIAMAIALDPRILIADEPTTALDVTVQAQVMDLLKDLQRETGMGLVLITHDLGVVNEVADNVAVMYAGRIVERGTVTDVFDNPAHPYTEGLMNSVPHVEAKGGRLQPIAGQPPSLARIPSGCPFHPRCARRRLGADAAPGRDCAGDVPPLRVVVPGREAACHYSEEVLGV
- a CDS encoding ABC transporter permease codes for the protein MTDRQQADLRHDEVVAGTTTGLAAPDVDVTKERQNSLWSDAWRELRRNVLFWIGAFLGGLFLLVAVFPSFFARGADPRACDLANSKQAPSAQHWFGYDQQGCDYLANVVHGARNSLIIGLLAVLVILVLGVVVGAVAGFFGGVTDSVLARLTDVFYAIPFILGAIVVLRSGIVGRGVVAVAIALAAFGWMTAMRLVRSQVIAVKSSDYVAAARAMGASSWRILVRHILPNAVAPVLVYTTITIGVLIAAEATLTFLGVGLQRPAISWGLQIENGQSLLRSAPHLVFFPSLVLTLTVMAFIMMGDALRDALDPRQRS
- a CDS encoding ABC transporter permease; the protein is MGRYVVRRLLLAIPVLIGASFLIFAMVYALPGDPIRALGGDRALPPAVVAALTDEFNLNDPLVVQYVKYVGDLLQGDLGTDFRGRAVEDTIAQRLPVTVRLTVTAIAFEALIGIVAGVLAGIRRNGFMDNLVLVSSTVVVSIPILVLAFVAQFLLGLQLGWFPISGISQGWYSYLLPGLVLAAGSLAYVARLTRTSVAENLRADYVRTARAKGLPNRTIVVRHTLRNSLIPVVTFIGADIGTLMGGAIVTETVFNLPGIGRAIFDAVRAQEGAVVVGIVTLMVFFFIFFNLVVDVLYAVLDPRIRYD